The following proteins come from a genomic window of Bradyrhizobium paxllaeri:
- a CDS encoding TAXI family TRAP transporter solute-binding subunit encodes MTDGPHSEAMPAPPSPRSAKRRLTFVTLAGVLAIVGALAAGYYFAMRPVTLRIAVGPAASDDLKVVQNLAQAFNNQRNSLVRLRPVQTDGAIASANLLGEGKADLAIIRGDLDVPKNAQAVATLRKNVVVLWVVSAGKSKGKKAAPGVTKIGQLAGRRIAVVGRTQANVNLLKVILRQYGVDPAKVEIVQFPANEAAEAIRHQKADAYLAAGPVNSKITADAIAASVRDGGTPKFLAIDSAEAIAQNFPAYEAAEIPAGAFGSAPGRPEEEVKTISFAHHIVARRGISESTVAIFTRQLFAIRQNLKNDFPLAAKIETPDTDKDATIPVHPGAAAFVDGEEKTFLDRYSDYIWWSLMALSAMGSAGAWFAGYLKKDERNVNVSQRDRLLDMLTAARQCDSMEELDQMQAEADDILRHTLECYEHGTIEEGTLTAFNIAIEQFHNAVADRKTLLMSMPQNLQRASAQFRAASNA; translated from the coding sequence ATGACCGACGGCCCCCATTCTGAGGCAATGCCGGCCCCGCCCTCGCCCCGCTCCGCGAAACGACGGCTGACGTTCGTCACCCTGGCTGGCGTGCTCGCCATCGTCGGCGCGCTGGCGGCCGGCTATTATTTTGCCATGCGGCCCGTGACCTTGCGGATCGCCGTCGGCCCTGCCGCCAGCGACGACCTCAAGGTGGTTCAGAACCTGGCGCAGGCCTTCAATAACCAGCGCAACAGCCTGGTCCGGCTGCGTCCGGTGCAGACCGACGGCGCGATTGCCAGCGCCAACCTGCTCGGAGAAGGCAAGGCCGACCTCGCCATCATCCGGGGCGACCTCGACGTACCGAAGAATGCGCAGGCGGTGGCGACGCTGCGCAAGAACGTCGTAGTGCTATGGGTCGTGTCGGCCGGCAAGAGCAAGGGCAAGAAGGCCGCCCCCGGCGTCACGAAAATCGGCCAGCTCGCCGGACGCCGCATTGCCGTCGTTGGCCGCACCCAGGCCAACGTCAATCTGCTGAAGGTGATCCTGCGGCAATACGGCGTGGATCCGGCCAAGGTCGAGATCGTCCAGTTCCCCGCCAACGAGGCCGCGGAGGCCATCCGCCATCAGAAGGCAGATGCCTATCTCGCCGCCGGCCCGGTCAACAGCAAGATCACGGCAGACGCGATCGCCGCATCGGTGCGCGACGGCGGCACGCCGAAATTCCTCGCGATCGATTCTGCCGAGGCGATTGCACAGAACTTTCCTGCCTACGAGGCCGCCGAAATCCCGGCGGGCGCTTTTGGCAGCGCGCCAGGCCGGCCCGAGGAAGAGGTCAAAACCATCAGTTTTGCGCATCACATCGTGGCGCGCCGAGGCATTTCGGAATCGACCGTCGCGATCTTTACGCGGCAGTTGTTTGCGATCCGCCAGAACTTGAAGAACGATTTTCCGCTCGCCGCCAAGATCGAGACGCCCGATACCGACAAGGACGCCACGATCCCCGTGCATCCCGGCGCCGCCGCCTTTGTCGACGGTGAGGAAAAAACCTTCCTCGACCGCTACAGCGACTACATCTGGTGGAGCCTGATGGCGCTATCGGCGATGGGCTCTGCCGGCGCCTGGTTCGCCGGATATCTCAAGAAGGACGAGCGCAACGTCAACGTCTCACAGCGCGACCGGCTGCTCGACATGCTCACCGCCGCCCGCCAATGCGATTCGATGGAAGAGCTCGACCAGATGCAGGCGGAAGCGGATGACATCCTGCGCCACACGCTGGAATGCTACGAGCATGGCACGATCGAGGAAGGCACATTGACCGCGTTCAACATCGCGATCGAGCAGTTCCACAACGCGGTGGCCGACCGCAAGACGTTGTTGATGAGCATGCCGCAGAACCTGCAGCGGGCGAGCGCGCAATTCCGCGCGGCCAGCAATGCCTGA
- a CDS encoding alkaline phosphatase D family protein, with product MTFRISGRISRRRFLATTGAGAVALATPYLSRAADRPLITSGVQSGDVGTDGGVVWARADRPSQMLVEVATSDSFANARSLPPIAALPESDFTAKMLLENLPAGQDIFYRVRFRDLAHIGVESEPVVGRFRTAPADRRDVSFVWGGDVAGQGWGINPDDGGMLTFATMRKHRPDFLLHSGDTIYADGPLKSEVTLADGKVWKNVTTPEKEKVAETLDEFRGAHRYNFMDEHLRAFNAEVPVFVQWDDHEVVNNWSSSKELPAAYKERNIALLAARAARAFHEMYPIRESITEPGRVYRTLYYGPHLDVFMLDERSYRGPNGPNQQTAYGPESYFLGPEQLAWLKRGLMNSRATWKVIASDMPLSIIVYDDARNKKGSEAVAQGDGPPRGRELEIADLLRFIKTSGVVNTVWLTADVHYAAAHYYNPDKAQFGEFDPFWEFVAGPFHAGTFGPNDLDNTFGPEVKFIKAAGPGNQNLPPSAGMQFFGHVRIDGSSGQMTVTLRDRADVALWSTTLDPKLV from the coding sequence ATGACGTTCAGGATTTCAGGCAGGATTTCCCGCCGGCGCTTTCTCGCCACGACGGGCGCGGGCGCTGTCGCACTTGCAACGCCCTATCTCAGCCGCGCCGCCGACCGGCCACTCATCACCTCCGGCGTGCAATCCGGCGATGTCGGCACCGACGGCGGCGTGGTATGGGCGCGCGCCGATCGTCCCTCGCAAATGCTGGTCGAGGTCGCCACCTCGGATTCCTTTGCCAATGCGCGGTCGCTGCCACCGATTGCAGCCCTTCCCGAAAGCGACTTCACCGCAAAGATGCTGTTGGAGAACCTGCCTGCCGGGCAGGATATTTTCTACCGCGTCAGGTTTCGCGACCTCGCGCATATCGGCGTTGAAAGCGAGCCGGTGGTCGGGCGCTTCCGCACCGCGCCAGCCGATCGCCGCGACGTCAGTTTCGTCTGGGGCGGCGACGTTGCCGGACAGGGCTGGGGTATCAACCCGGATGACGGTGGCATGTTGACCTTCGCCACCATGCGCAAGCATCGGCCGGATTTCCTGCTGCACTCCGGCGACACCATCTATGCCGACGGACCACTCAAGAGCGAGGTAACGCTTGCCGACGGCAAGGTCTGGAAGAACGTGACGACGCCTGAGAAGGAAAAGGTTGCCGAAACGCTCGACGAATTCCGCGGCGCGCACCGGTACAATTTCATGGACGAGCATTTGCGCGCGTTTAATGCCGAGGTGCCCGTGTTCGTGCAGTGGGACGACCATGAGGTCGTCAACAACTGGTCATCCTCCAAGGAATTGCCTGCCGCCTACAAGGAGCGCAACATCGCCCTGCTCGCCGCCCGCGCGGCGCGCGCCTTCCACGAAATGTATCCGATCCGCGAGAGCATCACGGAGCCGGGGCGGGTCTACCGCACGCTCTATTACGGACCGCATCTCGACGTATTCATGCTGGACGAGCGCAGCTATCGCGGACCGAATGGTCCGAACCAGCAGACCGCTTACGGACCCGAAAGCTATTTCCTCGGGCCCGAACAGCTCGCCTGGTTGAAACGCGGACTGATGAATTCGCGCGCCACCTGGAAGGTGATCGCATCCGACATGCCGCTCAGCATCATCGTCTATGACGATGCCCGCAACAAGAAGGGCTCGGAGGCCGTTGCGCAGGGCGACGGCCCGCCGCGCGGTCGCGAACTGGAGATCGCCGATCTCCTGCGCTTCATCAAGACATCAGGCGTGGTCAACACCGTGTGGCTGACCGCGGATGTGCACTACGCGGCCGCGCACTACTACAATCCCGACAAGGCGCAGTTCGGGGAATTCGACCCGTTCTGGGAGTTTGTCGCCGGTCCGTTCCACGCCGGCACATTCGGTCCGAACGACCTCGACAATACCTTCGGTCCCGAAGTGAAGTTCATCAAGGCGGCGGGGCCCGGCAATCAAAACCTGCCGCCGTCCGCCGGCATGCAGTTCTTCGGTCACGTCAGGATCGACGGAAGCAGCGGGCAGATGACGGTGACCTTGCGCGACCGCGCCGATGTTGCACTGTGGTCGACGACGCTCGATCCCAAGCTGGTCTAG
- a CDS encoding response regulator, protein MDRASHDGMPGDVLVVEDDPIIALDFEDTILAFGVKTVRIAANVTKALELIADRPPEFALLDVSLVSEKSFAVAERLEALKIPFAFVTGYGADAALPEAFATKPRLPKPCSADALETMLMRRGARS, encoded by the coding sequence ATGGACCGCGCCTCCCATGACGGCATGCCCGGCGACGTGCTGGTCGTCGAAGATGATCCGATCATCGCGCTCGACTTCGAAGACACGATTTTGGCTTTTGGCGTGAAGACGGTGCGGATCGCGGCGAACGTGACCAAGGCGCTCGAACTGATCGCGGACCGGCCGCCGGAATTTGCGCTGCTCGATGTCAGCCTTGTCAGCGAGAAGAGCTTTGCGGTGGCCGAACGGCTGGAAGCGCTGAAAATTCCGTTTGCCTTCGTCACCGGCTATGGCGCCGACGCCGCGCTGCCGGAGGCATTCGCGACCAAGCCGCGGCTGCCCAAGCCCTGTTCGGCGGATGCGCTCGAGACGATGCTAATGCGCCGCGGCGCGAGGTCTTGA
- a CDS encoding Crp/Fnr family transcriptional regulator, with amino-acid sequence MPTRQKGIAGERPFNNLLRRLNDADFALIQPHLVAADNHPNDLLYSPGDNVETVHFPCGPSLVSYMVASEDGRDVETILIGREGAVGGIVSQGHLPAYTRITVKFAGPFVRLPVGKLDAAKSKSRTLSNIFARYADCMLAQIFQSTACNAIHSIEQRTAKWIISAMERTDGEDTVPLTHEQLATLLGVGRSYTSRVIQTFKAEGTLETRRGSIVIRNPDVLRNRSCRCNEAVKGHFDEVLRGVYPDPGQDN; translated from the coding sequence ATGCCTACGCGACAAAAAGGGATTGCCGGCGAGCGGCCGTTCAACAATCTGCTGCGCCGTTTGAACGATGCCGATTTCGCGTTGATCCAACCGCATCTCGTCGCGGCCGACAACCATCCGAACGACCTGCTCTACAGTCCCGGCGACAATGTCGAGACGGTGCATTTCCCCTGCGGCCCCAGCCTCGTCTCCTACATGGTCGCCAGCGAGGACGGCCGTGACGTCGAAACCATCCTGATCGGCCGCGAAGGCGCGGTCGGCGGCATCGTCAGCCAGGGCCACCTGCCCGCCTATACCCGCATCACCGTCAAGTTCGCCGGACCGTTCGTGCGCCTCCCGGTAGGAAAGCTCGATGCGGCAAAATCGAAATCGCGCACGCTGAGCAACATCTTCGCGCGCTATGCGGATTGCATGCTGGCGCAGATCTTCCAGTCCACCGCCTGCAACGCGATCCATTCGATCGAGCAGCGTACCGCGAAATGGATCATATCGGCGATGGAGCGCACCGATGGCGAGGACACCGTGCCGCTGACGCACGAGCAACTGGCGACCCTGCTCGGCGTCGGCCGCTCCTACACCAGCCGGGTGATCCAGACTTTCAAGGCGGAAGGCACGCTGGAAACCCGGCGCGGTTCGATCGTGATCCGCAACCCGGATGTGCTGCGGAACCGGTCCTGCCGCTGCAATGAGGCCGTGAAAGGCCATTTTGACGAGGTTTTGCGGGGGGTCTACCCCGACCCCGGGCAGGACAATTAG
- the typA gene encoding translational GTPase TypA, which translates to MNLRNVAIIAHVDHGKTTLVDRLLQQSGTYRENQKVTERAMDSNDLERERGITILAKAASVQWKDTRINIVDTPGHADFGGEVERILNMVDGALVLVDAAEGPLPQTKFVVSKALKVGLKPIVVINKVDRPDARPTEVINEVFDLFAALDASEEQLDFPILYGSAKQGWMADSPDGSHDAGMQPLFDLIVRHVAPPSVEEGPFRMIGTILEANPYLGRIITGRITSGAIKPNQQVKVLGADGKTIEQGRITKILAFRGIERTPLDEAEAGDIVAIAGLTKGTVADTFCDPSVETPLQAQPIDPPTVSMSFIVNNSPLAGTEGDKVTSRMIRDRLLREAEGNVALRVVEAADKDSMEVSGRGELQLAILIETMRREGFELSVSRPRVVLQKDEATGQWQEPIEEVVIDVDEEHSGVVVQKMSERKAEMIEMRPSGGNRLRLVFYAPTRGLIGYQGELLTDTRGTAIMNRLFHGYANYKGDIQGRRNGVLISNDQGEAVAYAMFKLEDRGPMMIEPGWKVYKGMIVGEHTRDNDLEINVLKGKQLTNIRTTSKDEAVRLTPPIRMTLEKALAYIEDDELVEVTPKSIRLRKKFLDANDRKRAEKAKEAVA; encoded by the coding sequence ATGAACCTTCGTAACGTCGCCATCATCGCCCACGTCGACCACGGCAAGACCACCCTCGTCGACCGCCTGCTGCAGCAATCCGGCACCTATCGCGAGAACCAGAAGGTGACCGAGCGCGCGATGGACTCCAACGACCTGGAGCGCGAGCGCGGCATCACCATTCTGGCCAAGGCCGCTTCGGTGCAGTGGAAGGACACACGCATCAACATCGTCGATACTCCCGGCCACGCCGATTTCGGCGGCGAGGTCGAGCGCATCCTGAACATGGTCGATGGCGCGCTGGTGCTGGTCGACGCCGCCGAAGGTCCGCTGCCGCAGACCAAGTTCGTGGTCTCCAAGGCGCTCAAGGTCGGGCTGAAGCCGATCGTCGTCATCAACAAGGTCGACCGTCCCGACGCGCGCCCGACCGAAGTCATCAACGAGGTGTTCGACCTGTTCGCCGCGCTGGACGCCAGCGAGGAGCAGCTCGATTTCCCGATCCTCTACGGATCGGCCAAGCAGGGCTGGATGGCCGACAGCCCGGACGGCTCCCACGATGCCGGCATGCAGCCGCTGTTCGACCTGATCGTGCGCCACGTCGCGCCGCCGAGCGTCGAGGAAGGTCCGTTCCGGATGATCGGCACCATCCTCGAAGCCAACCCCTATCTCGGCCGCATCATCACCGGTCGCATCACCTCGGGCGCGATCAAGCCAAACCAGCAGGTGAAGGTGCTGGGCGCCGACGGCAAGACCATCGAGCAGGGCCGCATCACGAAAATCCTCGCCTTCCGCGGTATCGAGCGCACCCCGCTGGACGAAGCCGAAGCCGGCGACATCGTCGCGATTGCGGGCCTGACCAAGGGCACCGTCGCCGACACCTTCTGCGATCCGAGCGTAGAGACACCGCTGCAGGCGCAGCCGATCGATCCGCCGACGGTGTCGATGTCGTTCATCGTCAACAACTCCCCGCTCGCCGGCACCGAAGGTGACAAGGTGACGAGCCGCATGATCCGCGACCGCCTGCTGCGCGAGGCCGAAGGCAATGTCGCGCTGCGCGTGGTGGAAGCCGCCGACAAGGATTCCATGGAGGTGTCGGGCCGCGGCGAATTGCAGCTCGCGATCCTGATCGAGACCATGCGCCGCGAAGGCTTTGAGCTGTCCGTGTCGCGTCCGCGCGTCGTGCTGCAGAAGGACGAAGCCACCGGCCAGTGGCAGGAGCCGATCGAGGAAGTCGTGATCGACGTCGACGAGGAGCATTCCGGCGTCGTCGTGCAGAAGATGAGCGAGCGCAAGGCCGAGATGATCGAGATGCGCCCCTCCGGCGGCAACCGCCTGCGGCTGGTGTTCTACGCGCCGACCCGCGGCCTGATTGGCTATCAGGGCGAACTGCTGACCGACACCCGCGGCACCGCGATCATGAACCGCCTGTTCCACGGCTACGCCAACTACAAGGGCGACATCCAGGGCCGCCGCAACGGCGTGCTGATCTCCAACGATCAGGGTGAGGCGGTGGCTTACGCCATGTTCAAGCTGGAAGACCGCGGCCCGATGATGATCGAGCCCGGGTGGAAGGTCTACAAGGGCATGATCGTCGGCGAGCACACCCGCGACAACGATCTTGAGATCAACGTGCTCAAGGGCAAGCAGCTCACCAACATCCGCACCACCTCCAAGGACGAAGCGGTGCGCCTGACGCCGCCGATCCGGATGACGCTGGAAAAGGCGCTGGCCTATATCGAGGACGACGAACTGGTCGAAGTGACCCCGAAGTCGATCCGCCTGCGCAAGAAGTTTTTGGACGCCAACGACCGCAAGCGCGCGGAAAAGGCCAAGGAAGCGGTGGCGTAA